The window AACACAAAAAAAGTGAAGATATAAATTTAAAACTCCTTCTACTGCTCACAGCAAAATCTCAAAGTATTGTTGCATGAAAAAAAGCTGGAAGGAAACCCTTCCAGCCTTTAGTTTACAATATTGGTATTATTCAGTGAACATATATTTATTTAAAATCATCTCAAGAAGCTCTTGCTTACCCGATTTATTTTCTATCTTGTCAAGTGAAAGAGCATATTCTTCTAACATCTTGAAGTTTGCTTCACCGTTTACAATCTTAGCGCCAATTCCTTCTTTGTAGCTCTTGTATCTCTCATCTATAAATTTATCAAATACGCCATCTTTAACAAGCTTGTAAGCAATCTTGAAGCCTTTAGCAAAAGCATCCATACCGGCAATGTGACCAATTACTAAATCTTCAAGCTCAAACGAACCTCTTCTTACCTTTGCGTCAAAGTTGAGTCCGCCTTTGTCAAAGCCGCCAGCTTTAATAACCTCATACATAGCAAGTGTGGTAAGTCTTACATCTGTTGGGAACTGATCTGTATCCCAGCCCAAAAGCAAATCGCCCATGTTAGCATCAATTGAACCAAGCATATTATTTATTCGTGCAAATCTCAACTCATGGTGGAAATCATGTCCTGCTAAAGTTGCATGGTTTACCTCTATGTTGAGCTTGAAGTATTTGTCAAGATCATACTTTTTCAAAAATCCATATACATGAGCAGCATCAAAATCGTACTGATGCTTAGTTGGTTCTTTTGGCTTTGGTTCAATCAAAAACTGACCGTCAAACCCTATCTCTTTTGCATAATCAACTGCCATATGCAAAAACCTCGCCAAGTTGTCAAGCTCAAGCTCCATATCGGTGTTCAAAAGTGTTTCATATCCTTCTCTTCCGCCCCAGAACACATAGTTTTCTCCGCCAAGATCTTTTGTAACCTCTAACGCTTTTTTAACTTGAGCTGCTGCATATGCAAAAACATTTGCATTGCAGGATGTTGCAGCACCATGAACATATCGCGGATGTGAAAATAGGTTTGCTGTTCCCCACAATACTTTTGTCTTGCTTGTCTTTAGATACTCTTTTATCATAGATACTATCTCATCCAAATTCTTATTTGTTTCTCTTAAATTTTCCCCTTCAGGTGCAATGTCTCTGTCATGGAAGCAGAAAAATGGTACATCTAACAGTTCAAAAAATTCAAATGCTGCCTCAACCCTTGCTTTTGCATTGTCCATTGGGTTTGAAAACTTATCCCAAGGTCGAACAATAGTAGCTTGTCCAAACGGATCAGAACCAGTTGCACAGAATGTATGCCAGTAAGCAATAGCAAAACGAAGATGGTCTTTTAAGGGTTTGCCGTCAATAATTTCATCAGGATTATAGTACTTGAAAGCAAATGGATTGTCTGACTGTGGACCCTCATATTTTATTTTTGGAATATCTTTGAAGTACTTCATTTTGTAATTTCACACTCCTTCTAGAGATATATAATCTTTGAGTAAGTTTTATTGCTTAACGCAACATACATACACTTAGTTTGTTTATTAAACAAACTAACATCATTATAATATATATTCTTCATTTTTTCAAAAAATCCTTCTATAAAACAAAGATTATTTTGCAAAAAATAATAACAGATTGTCAGTTCAACTTGCACGATGAATGTATTTTGTTTATAATATAACTATAAATTGAATAGAATTTAGGTGTAATATGAGGTGATACAAATGGAAAAAGAAGTTTTGAACTTTGAAGAAGCGGCTGAGTTTCTGGAAATCTCTACAAAAACACTCAATCAAATTCTAAAAGATGAAGATATACCAGCAAGAAAGATAGGCAGAGAGTGGCGTTTTTCTAAGCACGCTTTGCTTGACTGGCTTGGAAGAGGATCGTCAAAAGATTATTTTAAAAATCAGACTATATCTCGTTTTGAAGAGACAAGAAAAGGAAAGACTGAAAATCTCATTTTTCATGCAAAAGAGATTCTTGACATAATCTCTCGCGAAAGGTCTATTACTATTGAAAATCGAAGGTTCGATTTCCCAGAAGATGTTGAAATGGAGGTCAAAATTAAAAAAAGAACGGACACTATAAAGTTTGAACTCGAGTTTGAATGGCAAACTGATGAGAAAGGAGAAATTGAGAGTGAAGAATGAAATGAACAATCTTGAGGAAAAAAAGATTCTTGGCATACCATGGAACGCTTTTATATTCGGTTTTGTAAGTTTTCTCAACGACTTTTCAAGCGAACTGACAATCAGAACTCTCCCTCTCTTTTTGAAAAACGTTTTAAATGCAAAAACCTCTGTAATAGGCCTTATTGAAGGCGTAGCTGATTCAACTGCAACAATCCTAAAAATCTTTTCAGGGTATCTTTCTGACAAACTAAATCAACGAAAGTGGCTTGTAACCATTGGTTACGGCTTTTCTGCACTTTCAAAACCACTTTTGTATTTTGCTAACAACTGGATGTTTGTTTTGGTAATAAGGTTTTTGGACAGAGTTGGAAAAGGCATAAGAACCTCTCCTCGTGATGCCTTGATTGCAAATACAACCAAAAAAGAAGAACTTGGAAAGGCATTTGGATTTAACAGAGCAATGGACCCGGCAGGGGCAATTTTAGCTTTGATTGTAGGCAGTTTGATAATATATCATACATCTAAAAACACCTCGAAACTCACAGAGCATCTATTTCAGATTCTTGTTTTAGTATCAATCTTTCCAGTCTTTATTGCACTTTTTTTAATAATTGCATTTGCAGTAGATATTAAAAAACAAAACTCATTGACCGCAAAGGTTAACCTTTCATTGAAAGGATTTGATAAAAAGTTTAAACTGTATCTCTTGACAATCTCCATCTTTACCCTTGGAAATTCTTCAGATGCATTTTTGATACTCCAGGCTCAAAACAGAGGATTGACAGTTTTAGAAATATTTTTGATGTTGGCCGCATTCAATTTGATAACAACTCTCAGCAGCTATCCTGCTGGAATTTTGTCAGATCGAATAAAACGCCAATATTTGATTGTGATAGGCTGGATTGTTTATGCCTTGATATATTTAGGTTTTGGACTTGCAACAAAAACATATCAAATAGTTGCACTGTACATTTTGTACGGTCTTTATTATGGACTTACAGAAGGTGTTGAAAAGGCATTAGTTGCAGATTTAGTCCCCCCTGAGAAAAGAGGCACAGCTTATGGTCTCTACAATGGTGCTGTTGGAATTTTCGCCTTTCCAGCAAGTTTGATTGCAGGACTTTTGTGGCAATATATAAGTCCTTCTGCACCATTTATATTTGGTGCTATTCTTGCTATTATGTCCTCAATAATGCTTCTTAAAGTAGTGACCATGAAACAAGAATACTTTTAATTTAAAAAAATAAAAGGGGCAATTCTTGCGTACCCCCTTTTTAATCGCTTACTTTTTCGCCTTTTAGTTTTATACCTTCTTTGTATTCAGAAGGACTATAGCCAGTGTAGCGTTTAAAAAGTCTTGAAAAATAGTGTGGATCTGGAATACCAACCCTGTCAGCAACTTCATATGTTTTAAGGTCGGTTGTAAGTAAAAGATGCTTTGCTTTTTCTATTCTATACTCATTTATAAAATCCGAAAGATTTTTCCCTGTCTCTTTTTTGAACAACCTGCTTAAATATGATGGACTTACAAAAAATTTTTCTGAAATATCACTGAGTGAAATCTCACCTGAGTTATAGTTATCTTTTATGTAGTCAATCACCTTTTTTATTAAGCTCCCCATTTTGTTTTGGTTGTGTTTTTGAACTTCTTCGATAGTTTGTTGAATAGACATTCGTAGGATACTACTTAATTCTGACAAATTTTTGCATTTAATAATCTCATTGAAATAATCTATATCTTCAAACATCTCTGGATTTTCGGATTTATTAACAGCCGAAGAAAGTTGAGCTTTTATCATATTTATTTCAATGAGAAGAAGATAGTAAAAATTAAAGATATACTGTTTATCTGCTTTTGACTTTTTCAAGGTCTCTTCGAGCTCAAGCAAGAGATTATTTATATTTGAGTAATTTCCATATCTGACACTTGACAAAATTTCATTCTTAAGATTCTTTAACTTTCTGTCATCCATATACATGAAAAAATGTGAAAGGTCCTTATAATATATTATATCATCTTCATCAAAATAAAATCTGTAATTTATTGCATCAATGCATTCTTTAAATTTATCTGGAAGTTGCACAATTCCATTACCACACGTACTTACTGCAAGTGTCAAATCAATATTGAAACATTCAACTGCAGCTTTTTTAAGTTGGCTCAAAAGATCAAAGAATTTTTTCTCTTCTTCTTTTTCAAATTCTTTATTTGAATTTACAATATATACCGCTTGAGAGTTATTCAAATAAATAGTATAAATTGTAAAATTGTTGCTCAAAAAATCATTTAGCATATTTGAGATTCCCAAAAGATATAAATGAGAATTTTTTCTCTCTCTTTCTTCTTTTGTACTACACTCAGCTAAAATCATTAAAAATTTACCAATATCAATCTCATAAAGAGATGCCATCTGGAGAATCTCATCTTCATTGGAAATCATCTCAAATATGACATTGAACAAAAAATTTTCTTTTAAAATTGGCAATTTCTCTTTCAAAATGTTATTTATCTTTTCTAACTCCTCAACTATTGTCTTTTCTTTTTTAATCTCGTTTATAGCTTTTTGCACAACATTTATTATATCTTCCACCTTAGTTGGTTTTAAAAGAAAATCAAAAGCACCGTATTTTATAGCTCTCTGTGCGTACTCGAACTCTCTGTAAGCCGTTAAAATCACAATCTTACACTGAGGAATAATCTTTCTAATTCTTTCTATAAGTTCAATTCCATCCATATTAGGCATTTTTATATCTGTTATTACAATATCTGGTTTTACTTCTTCAATCACTTTTAAAGCTTCATCTCCACTTGAAGCCTCAGCACAAATTTCACATTCTATATCTTTCCATCTTATTACATTTCTAATTCCTTTTCGAATAAGCATATCGTCATCCACTATTACAATTTTATACATTGTTCTCTTCCCCTTCACCAGAAAATTCCTGTAAACTTTCTTCTACCACTCTTGAAAGAGCGTCTAACAGAATTTCAATCTTTATAGTAGTGCCTCTCTGTGGCAAGCTTTCAATTGAAAAATCTGCATCCTTCCCATATATAAGTTTTAATCTTTTTACCACATTCACAAGCCCTATTCTTGTGTATGACCTTTCCTCCTGTTCAAGCAAAACCTCACTGTTATTTTCTAAATCCTGACGTATCCCTTTTAATTTTTCAGCTGGTATCCCCACCCCATCATCTTTTACAATTATGGTAAGCTTGTCGTTCCAAATATAACCACCTACAAATATTCTGCCAAAACCTTTTGGTCTTATGCCGTGAAAGATAGAATTTTCTACAAGAGGCTGAATTAGCAGTTTAGGAATTCTAAGTTTTAAAGCTTTTCTGTCTACATCTATTTCAAGCTTTAAGTTCTCTTCACCAAAGTTTATCTTCAAAATTGAAATGTAAGAGGTTATGTATTTTATCTCTTCCTCTAAGGTTAAGAACTTTTCTTCTTTTAGATTCACTTCTAAGAGCTTTGAAAGTGCAATGACAACATCGCTTATTTGGGATACACCATTTAGCTGTGCAAGCCAGTTAATCGATTCCAAAATGTTAAACAAAAAATGTGGATTTAACTGAGTTTGCAAAACTTTTATTTCTGCTTCTTTTCGTGTTATTTGTTCCTTATAAATTGAATTTATCAGATGATTTATTTTCACAACCATACTGTTAAAGTTATCAATTAGAATACCAAGTTCATCCTTTCTCTCAAGATTCTCTATCGTCTTGTATTCACCTTTTCTTATTTTCTTTGTTGCTTCCACAATAGCATTAATTGGTTTTAATAAGTCCATTGAAAGCATCAGCGACATTGCAGACGTTATTACAAACGACAAAAAACATAAAACTATAAGCCACATTCTTAGCTTTTCTATATCTTTGAACAATATTTTAACAGGAATAGATGTTACTATATACCAATCCAGTTGTTTTATAGGTAAAATATTGACAATATATTCGCTTGAGGTATATGTAACAACCCCGTTCTTATTTTTTGCCCGCGACATGAATTTGAGAATCTTTCCTCTATTTATTTCACCCTTTGTTGAAATAAATATACCACTTCCTACCACTGCAATTGCCTGACTTTTTTCTGCAACAAGTTCAGAAAATGTCTTGTTAAAAAGCTCTGTGTTTACCATAACAGCTAAAATTCCTTCAAATTTTAATGTTTTAGGGTTATTTATACACCTTGTTATTAAGACCGCCGCTTTGCTCTCTTTGTCTTTTTTAAGCAAAGTTACATACCAAACAGGTTTCCCATTTCCTTTTGCAGCTATTTTGTATATTTCCTCTAAAGATATCTGAGACGATATTATTTCGTCAAGTCCTATTTCTTTTGAAGTGTTATCAACTATACACAGCTTCTTATCTTTTGTAAATATACCTATTGACTGAACATCAAGGTGTCCTAAGATTATTTTGCGAAACTTGTTTGTAAGTGAAGTGACATCATCATAATAATCAACATTTTTAATTGATTTATCTAAAACATTGTACAGTTCTGCTTGATACAAAATGTCCTGAGTTATGCTGTTAAGTTCATTTATCTTATCAACAATACGCAGTCTTGCTGTTTTTATAACATCAGAGGTGTATCCTACGTATTTTTTGAATATCAAATCTGACGAAATTCTAAAACTTAAAACCCCAATGAGGATTATTGGAATGAATATTTGAATATAAGAAATGGTTAAAAATTTTTTATCTATGGAAATGGTACGATAATATTTAATAAAGCTCTTGAAAATCAACTTCATCTTTTTTAACATCTTTATTCACCCAATTTTTTTATATTCTCTTCCCACGCTTTGATTGCTATTTCCCAAAACAGTTTTGAAGATATTGTCCCTTGAAGATAATAAGGAATATTTTTTGTAATAACCTCTTCCCAAACCGTTCTATCAACAAAATGGTCAGGCGGTGCAACAAACACATTAGCTTCTTTTATAAGCCCTTCCACCTTCGACCTCAAAGGATTTTTGACATTTGGTTGATCTTTTATCTTTACATTCGAAATCAACCCTGTCCTTTCAACAAATATTCTTGCAACTTTTTCAGATGTCAAATATTTTAATATTTCTATTGCCCAGACTCTTTTTGTGTTATCTTGCCAGGCTTGAGTGCTCACATAAAATGTTCCCCCGCCAAGACCATAAATTAAGTGTTTTTTGTCAGTACCATTTACTTGGGGAAAAAAATATATATCAACTGTCTTAGGATCACATTTAGGTATGAACCATGAACCTTGAACAATCATTGCAGCTTTTTTTGTTAAAAATAAATCATTTCGTTGTTTGCTGGTAAGTGAATAATAGTTTGTCGGAAATGCACCGACTTTGTATAGTTCCTTTAAATAATCAAGTGCTTTTATGTAAGGATCTGAAAACTTTCCATTTTTTATTGGATTTTCTACATCATGTTTTGTTCCAATCGAAACAATAATATTCTGATATATGTATGTTCCTTCTGGCTGGGCATTGAATGCAATTGGAATAATCCCTTTACTCTTCAGTATTTTTGAGACATTTATTAATTCATTAAGTGTTTTAGGAACTTGCAAATTGTATTTTTCAAATATGTCCTTGTTAACAAATAAGCACTCAACTATTGTTTCAAGTGGAACACCATAAATCCTTTTATTGAAAGTTACATACTTCCACATGTTAGGATAAAAACTTTGATACCACTTTACATCTCTTTTAATTACATCTGTCAAATCAGCTATTTGATGTCTTTGTATTAGCAAATCTCTAACAGAACCTGGAAAAAGTCCAAAAACATCAGGCGGATTTCCAGATGCGAAATCTGTTTGGAGTTTTATCAAAAAATCATCACCAAACAGAGATTCGTTTACAATAGTTATGCCAGTATTTTCTTCTTGAAACTTTTGAAGAACAAACGATAGCGTATCAGCATACGGATCACTCCCTCCCCATGGACTTAGAAACCTTATTTTTGTGTTAACTTCTAATTCCTCATTTTCAATAGTCACACTCTCTTCAACAGTTTTTTGAGTGTTCAAGATTAACACAATTATTAGCACAATCGTAGTTACAAGAGGTACAAAAAAACCTATAGAAAGAATATGTCTTTTATTAAATAATTCTTTCATAAAAATCACAACCCTAAAACTCTTCAACATTGAGTACTTTATTCTATTTTAGCTCATATTGATACAAAATCACAATCCGTTTATTTTAATTTTTAGCAACAAAAGGGATACTGATGCTTTAATTTTTGCACCAGTATCCCGCTTAAATATTTTTTTACATTATTTCTTTCTTCCAGTCTTTTTAAGAAACTCATCATACTGTTTCTGTGCTTCTTTTATAATAGCGTCAACACCTGCTTTTTTGAACTTGTCAATTGCCTGTGGAATGTATTTATCTGGGTCTACACTACCTGTTTCAAGCATTGGAATATACTGTTTCCATACATTCTTACATGCTGCAACTTGAGTTTTAACCTTGGAGTCATCAAAGTTGAATCCAAGGCTAAGAAGTGGCAATGCTTTTTTGTTATACTCTTCAAAGTTTTTCCACTTGTTAGGATCTTCATTCTCATAGATGTAGTTTATAAACTGATTTCCAAACATCCAGCCAAGTCCTGGACTGTAGTCTTTTGCTTTTGGTCCTGGAGCAATAATGCCTTTTGCTTTGTCTTTAAATACATAGTGCTGACCTTCAATTCCAAAGTTTACAAGGTTGTTAAGATACTTGTCTGTGTTGAAAAGTTCTAGGAACATTAAAGCTCTTTCAGGGTTTTTAGACTTTGCATTGATTGCCTGCATAGACCCTATACATTCTCTTGTTGACATAACTGGTGGTGTTATATCTATTTGTTTCCACTCATAGCCTGTTGAAATGGACATTTCAGCATCCTTTCCAGGCTTTAATGACTGTGGCATTACAAAGACTTTTCCAGCTTTCAAGTCAGACATCCAGTCTGTTACACTTGCCGCATCTTTCCTTATATATCCAGCTAAGTAATATTTTCTTACAGTCTTAAATAGTGCTTTTGTATTAGGCTGCTCAAGTTCATTGACAATCTTTGTGCTCTTGTTGTTTGGATAAAGTGATACAGGAACATCATCATCAACTACCTTATCCCAGTCTAAAAGGAATCTTGGAGACTCACCAGCATATGCTCCAAGCGGATATATACCTGGTTCTTTTTGCTTGATTACTTTAAGATATGGCTCTAAATCTTCTAATTTCTTAACCTTTTTAAACATGTCTTCCAACTTATATTTCTTTACTAAGTCCATTCTTACAATGAATCCCCAGTTGTGAGCTTTCTCTTTGTTTGCTGGGATTGCATACAAAATTCCATTGATGGATGCACCCTTTATAAAATCATCCCCAAGAAGCTTCTTTGTCTTTGGCGCATACTTTGAAAGTAGGTCATTTCCGGGCTTATTGAGTGGTAAAAATGCACCCTTTGCAACATTAGTTCTATAATTGTTTGTCCAGATTGCTGTAAAACAGATATCAAATGGCTCACCAGCTGCAATTTTTGTCTGGAGCTTATCATTATATTCGCCCCAATCAAACATCGTCATTTTAATTTCAGCATTTAGTTTTGGTTTGATGTACTCATTTACCTTTTGATTAATTAAATCCCAGTCTTTTTGCGGAGTTCCAATAACATACCATGTAAGCTTTACATAAGGAAGTTTTGAAGATGATGCACCAAACCCTGTCACCACGCCTATAACGCTTGTCACTACAAACGCCAACACAAGCATTACCACAAAAAACTTTTTGAGTCTCATAAAAATCAACCTCCCACATCTTTTTTATTTATAAGCTTCAATAAACCGCTGTAAAATTTGCAGCTTACTGAAGCTTATAGCCCGTTCAAATAAACACTAACCTTTAATTGCACCAATGGTTAGACCTTTTACAAAATAGCGCTGGAAGAATGGATATGCCAAAACTATTGGTCCCATACCCAAAACAGCCATTGCCATTCGTGCAGACTCAGTTGGAAGGTCAGTTGGAACAATACCCGATGCCCCAAGTTTTCCTGCAATTTCTGCTAAATACTGTATTTTTTGCTGAACTCTGTACATCATGTACTGAAGGTTGTAAAGTTTTTCATTTTCGATTAGCATAAACGGAAGCCACCAATCATTCCAGTATGTTATTGCTGCAAAAAGAGCTATTGTTGCAAGTCCTGGTTTCACAAGTGGAACAACAATTCTGAAAAAGGTTGTAAATTCACCTGCACCGTCTATCTTGGCAGACTCTATGATAGAATCAGGTAGAGACATCGAAAGATACGTTCTAAAAATCAAAACATACCACATGTTCATAACATACGGTAAAATCAACGCATAGATAGTATCTTTTAAGTGAAGTACATTTACACATACTATATACCATGGAACAAGACCGGCATTGATTAGCATTGTAAAAAAGC is drawn from Caldicellulosiruptor diazotrophicus and contains these coding sequences:
- the xylA gene encoding xylose isomerase, which produces MKYFKDIPKIKYEGPQSDNPFAFKYYNPDEIIDGKPLKDHLRFAIAYWHTFCATGSDPFGQATIVRPWDKFSNPMDNAKARVEAAFEFFELLDVPFFCFHDRDIAPEGENLRETNKNLDEIVSMIKEYLKTSKTKVLWGTANLFSHPRYVHGAATSCNANVFAYAAAQVKKALEVTKDLGGENYVFWGGREGYETLLNTDMELELDNLARFLHMAVDYAKEIGFDGQFLIEPKPKEPTKHQYDFDAAHVYGFLKKYDLDKYFKLNIEVNHATLAGHDFHHELRFARINNMLGSIDANMGDLLLGWDTDQFPTDVRLTTLAMYEVIKAGGFDKGGLNFDAKVRRGSFELEDLVIGHIAGMDAFAKGFKIAYKLVKDGVFDKFIDERYKSYKEGIGAKIVNGEANFKMLEEYALSLDKIENKSGKQELLEMILNKYMFTE
- a CDS encoding helix-turn-helix domain-containing protein, which gives rise to MEKEVLNFEEAAEFLEISTKTLNQILKDEDIPARKIGREWRFSKHALLDWLGRGSSKDYFKNQTISRFEETRKGKTENLIFHAKEILDIISRERSITIENRRFDFPEDVEMEVKIKKRTDTIKFELEFEWQTDEKGEIESEE
- a CDS encoding MFS transporter — encoded protein: MKNEMNNLEEKKILGIPWNAFIFGFVSFLNDFSSELTIRTLPLFLKNVLNAKTSVIGLIEGVADSTATILKIFSGYLSDKLNQRKWLVTIGYGFSALSKPLLYFANNWMFVLVIRFLDRVGKGIRTSPRDALIANTTKKEELGKAFGFNRAMDPAGAILALIVGSLIIYHTSKNTSKLTEHLFQILVLVSIFPVFIALFLIIAFAVDIKKQNSLTAKVNLSLKGFDKKFKLYLLTISIFTLGNSSDAFLILQAQNRGLTVLEIFLMLAAFNLITTLSSYPAGILSDRIKRQYLIVIGWIVYALIYLGFGLATKTYQIVALYILYGLYYGLTEGVEKALVADLVPPEKRGTAYGLYNGAVGIFAFPASLIAGLLWQYISPSAPFIFGAILAIMSSIMLLKVVTMKQEYF
- a CDS encoding response regulator transcription factor — encoded protein: MYKIVIVDDDMLIRKGIRNVIRWKDIECEICAEASSGDEALKVIEEVKPDIVITDIKMPNMDGIELIERIRKIIPQCKIVILTAYREFEYAQRAIKYGAFDFLLKPTKVEDIINVVQKAINEIKKEKTIVEELEKINNILKEKLPILKENFLFNVIFEMISNEDEILQMASLYEIDIGKFLMILAECSTKEERERKNSHLYLLGISNMLNDFLSNNFTIYTIYLNNSQAVYIVNSNKEFEKEEEKKFFDLLSQLKKAAVECFNIDLTLAVSTCGNGIVQLPDKFKECIDAINYRFYFDEDDIIYYKDLSHFFMYMDDRKLKNLKNEILSSVRYGNYSNINNLLLELEETLKKSKADKQYIFNFYYLLLIEINMIKAQLSSAVNKSENPEMFEDIDYFNEIIKCKNLSELSSILRMSIQQTIEEVQKHNQNKMGSLIKKVIDYIKDNYNSGEISLSDISEKFFVSPSYLSRLFKKETGKNLSDFINEYRIEKAKHLLLTTDLKTYEVADRVGIPDPHYFSRLFKRYTGYSPSEYKEGIKLKGEKVSD
- a CDS encoding sensor histidine kinase, whose amino-acid sequence is MLKKMKLIFKSFIKYYRTISIDKKFLTISYIQIFIPIILIGVLSFRISSDLIFKKYVGYTSDVIKTARLRIVDKINELNSITQDILYQAELYNVLDKSIKNVDYYDDVTSLTNKFRKIILGHLDVQSIGIFTKDKKLCIVDNTSKEIGLDEIISSQISLEEIYKIAAKGNGKPVWYVTLLKKDKESKAAVLITRCINNPKTLKFEGILAVMVNTELFNKTFSELVAEKSQAIAVVGSGIFISTKGEINRGKILKFMSRAKNKNGVVTYTSSEYIVNILPIKQLDWYIVTSIPVKILFKDIEKLRMWLIVLCFLSFVITSAMSLMLSMDLLKPINAIVEATKKIRKGEYKTIENLERKDELGILIDNFNSMVVKINHLINSIYKEQITRKEAEIKVLQTQLNPHFLFNILESINWLAQLNGVSQISDVVIALSKLLEVNLKEEKFLTLEEEIKYITSYISILKINFGEENLKLEIDVDRKALKLRIPKLLIQPLVENSIFHGIRPKGFGRIFVGGYIWNDKLTIIVKDDGVGIPAEKLKGIRQDLENNSEVLLEQEERSYTRIGLVNVVKRLKLIYGKDADFSIESLPQRGTTIKIEILLDALSRVVEESLQEFSGEGEENNV
- a CDS encoding ABC transporter substrate-binding protein; this translates as MKELFNKRHILSIGFFVPLVTTIVLIIVLILNTQKTVEESVTIENEELEVNTKIRFLSPWGGSDPYADTLSFVLQKFQEENTGITIVNESLFGDDFLIKLQTDFASGNPPDVFGLFPGSVRDLLIQRHQIADLTDVIKRDVKWYQSFYPNMWKYVTFNKRIYGVPLETIVECLFVNKDIFEKYNLQVPKTLNELINVSKILKSKGIIPIAFNAQPEGTYIYQNIIVSIGTKHDVENPIKNGKFSDPYIKALDYLKELYKVGAFPTNYYSLTSKQRNDLFLTKKAAMIVQGSWFIPKCDPKTVDIYFFPQVNGTDKKHLIYGLGGGTFYVSTQAWQDNTKRVWAIEILKYLTSEKVARIFVERTGLISNVKIKDQPNVKNPLRSKVEGLIKEANVFVAPPDHFVDRTVWEEVITKNIPYYLQGTISSKLFWEIAIKAWEENIKKLGE
- a CDS encoding ABC transporter substrate-binding protein, encoding MRLKKFFVVMLVLAFVVTSVIGVVTGFGASSSKLPYVKLTWYVIGTPQKDWDLINQKVNEYIKPKLNAEIKMTMFDWGEYNDKLQTKIAAGEPFDICFTAIWTNNYRTNVAKGAFLPLNKPGNDLLSKYAPKTKKLLGDDFIKGASINGILYAIPANKEKAHNWGFIVRMDLVKKYKLEDMFKKVKKLEDLEPYLKVIKQKEPGIYPLGAYAGESPRFLLDWDKVVDDDVPVSLYPNNKSTKIVNELEQPNTKALFKTVRKYYLAGYIRKDAASVTDWMSDLKAGKVFVMPQSLKPGKDAEMSISTGYEWKQIDITPPVMSTRECIGSMQAINAKSKNPERALMFLELFNTDKYLNNLVNFGIEGQHYVFKDKAKGIIAPGPKAKDYSPGLGWMFGNQFINYIYENEDPNKWKNFEEYNKKALPLLSLGFNFDDSKVKTQVAACKNVWKQYIPMLETGSVDPDKYIPQAIDKFKKAGVDAIIKEAQKQYDEFLKKTGRKK
- a CDS encoding carbohydrate ABC transporter permease codes for the protein MHTKSRFLQISAISEAILHIFFGIVTLACLIPLWAVISISLSDDNKIRQSGYRLWPVGFSAKSYDFVLSQGRAIWHAYGITILVTIVGTVLCVLVVSMYAYILFRKDFKYRKFFTFIGFFTMLINAGLVPWYIVCVNVLHLKDTIYALILPYVMNMWYVLIFRTYLSMSLPDSIIESAKIDGAGEFTTFFRIVVPLVKPGLATIALFAAITYWNDWWLPFMLIENEKLYNLQYMMYRVQQKIQYLAEIAGKLGASGIVPTDLPTESARMAMAVLGMGPIVLAYPFFQRYFVKGLTIGAIKG